The DNA window CGATGGATGCATGGACACTTGGGGCTGGGTTGCCGACGTGACCAACAACCAGTCGGCTCGCCCGGGCGAAATGCTGTGCCCGTCGAATACGATCCGCGGCCCAGAAAAGCTCAACGACTTGCTGGGTAAAGACACGACCGACGGCCGTGAAGGCGCCCCGGCCTCGCGTCTTACGGACGGCGTGTGCGGCGACGCGACCTTTGCCGGCGCCACCGGCACCGGTGGGGGTGGGACGTTCGCCTCGACCGCTGTAAACACGGCAGAACGAGCCGCGGTTGTCGCCCACGCCTTTTTGGCCAAGGGTTACAACACGAACTACGCCGCCAGCTGGCACTTTGTCCGTAGCGCCCCGCGGGTCTCGCTGTCCGCCACCGACACGCTGACGTTCGGCCTCACGGGAAGCCTGAAAGGTCTGGACGGTTCGCTGGGTCCGTTGACCACACGCATCCTCGAAGGTTCGCCGGTTGTCACCTCGAACGTCGCCCTCCTGGGCGATGCGGGCCCCGGCGACGTCGACGAAGCGATCCTGGGACTGGATATCAGCCAAACCCCCAGCGACTTTATCTCGACCCAGACCAATAACACCACGGAACGCGTCTGGCTGTCTGGCGGTGAAATGCTGGGCGAAGCCTTTAACGACGGTCCGGCTTACTATGACGTGACCAACAAAGCCGTCAAACTGGCTGCCAAGGGTGCGGAAATTTCGGACCTCATCGACTGCGAAGCGCAGGGCACCTGCATTGCCCCGACCAATTCCAACAACATGTACCTGCAGGACACGCGTGACTGGTTCGCCGTCCATGGCGGCGGACGTTCCTCGTCGGTCAACATTCTGATGGCTGACGGTTCTATCAAGCAGTTCACCGATTCGAACGGCGACTCGTTCCTGAACCCGGGCTTCCCGGTTCCGGCAACCGTTACCGACCCCACCGAACTGGCCTCGATTGGTTACCGCGACGACAAAGTTGAACTGCCCTCCTCGGACATCTTCAACGGCATCCTGTTAATCGACCTGACCAAGCGTATTCCGCTGGAAGACTAGTTCCTGCGTTTGCCAGGCTTTGGCCTGCAGGAAAAACAGCCCGCGGATCCTGACAGATCCGCGGGCCGAGAAGGCGGCGTCCTTCGGCTTGGGCAAGCAGAGAAGAACGCCGTTTCCATGAATTCAAGACAGAG is part of the Lignipirellula cremea genome and encodes:
- a CDS encoding DUF1559 family PulG-like putative transporter gives rise to the protein MRTPNKSKGFTIVELLVVIAIIALLVALLLPAISRAREAARNSACKNNLRQLGLGFAIFQDSDPARRLCTGASDFRRDGCMDTWGWVADVTNNQSARPGEMLCPSNTIRGPEKLNDLLGKDTTDGREGAPASRLTDGVCGDATFAGATGTGGGGTFASTAVNTAERAAVVAHAFLAKGYNTNYAASWHFVRSAPRVSLSATDTLTFGLTGSLKGLDGSLGPLTTRILEGSPVVTSNVALLGDAGPGDVDEAILGLDISQTPSDFISTQTNNTTERVWLSGGEMLGEAFNDGPAYYDVTNKAVKLAAKGAEISDLIDCEAQGTCIAPTNSNNMYLQDTRDWFAVHGGGRSSSVNILMADGSIKQFTDSNGDSFLNPGFPVPATVTDPTELASIGYRDDKVELPSSDIFNGILLIDLTKRIPLED